One Actinospica robiniae DSM 44927 genomic region harbors:
- a CDS encoding amino acid permease — protein MSTTLSVVEDESLDAADLAEFGYPQQLRRGLGQYASFAAGFSFVSILTTVFQLFSFGYGFGGPAFFWTWPMVFAGQFLVALCFAELAARYPISGCVYQWSRRMSTGLLGHFAGWTMLIGQVVSVSAAAIALQVVLPSVWSGFQLVGGDTALTSKTGATNAVLLGAGLIALTTVVSSVGVKLTALINSVGVTCELVGVAALVVLLFAHSNRNPSVVLHTDGAAGSGGSSYLWPFLVSALMAAYVMYGFDSAGELSEETRSPRTTAPKAILKALAVSGIGGAALLLGALMAAPSLTDGRLATEGLPYVVTSRLGDGLGRAVLVDVAIAICVCTLAIQTAASRLAYSMARDGSLPGAARLSRVSPRTGTPVLPTVLIGGAALLILGVNVGQAQLFTALTSVAVVIVYLAYLLVTLPMLVRRLRGQVPAGDGRFSLGRFGLPVNALAVGYGLFMAVNLAWPRQAVYDPAGGHWYLRYFAVLFCAAVAVFGYAAYLAARRSTATARATTLADVAEIAEAAA, from the coding sequence GTGTCCACCACCTTGTCCGTCGTCGAGGACGAAAGCCTCGACGCGGCCGACCTGGCCGAGTTCGGATACCCGCAGCAGCTGCGGCGCGGACTGGGGCAGTATGCGTCCTTCGCCGCGGGCTTCTCCTTCGTCTCGATCCTGACCACCGTCTTCCAGCTCTTCTCCTTCGGCTACGGCTTCGGCGGGCCGGCCTTCTTCTGGACCTGGCCGATGGTGTTCGCGGGCCAGTTCCTGGTCGCGCTCTGCTTCGCCGAGCTGGCCGCGCGCTATCCGATCTCAGGGTGCGTGTATCAGTGGTCTCGGCGCATGTCGACGGGGCTGCTCGGGCACTTCGCCGGGTGGACGATGCTGATCGGGCAGGTGGTGAGCGTCTCGGCGGCGGCCATCGCGCTGCAGGTGGTGCTGCCCTCGGTCTGGAGCGGATTCCAGCTCGTCGGCGGGGATACGGCGCTGACCAGTAAGACGGGCGCGACGAACGCCGTCCTGCTCGGCGCGGGCCTGATCGCGTTGACCACCGTCGTCTCCTCGGTGGGAGTGAAACTCACGGCCCTGATCAACAGCGTCGGGGTCACCTGCGAGTTGGTCGGCGTGGCCGCGCTCGTGGTGCTGCTGTTCGCGCACTCCAACCGGAACCCGAGCGTGGTGCTGCACACGGACGGCGCGGCCGGGAGCGGTGGCAGTTCCTACCTCTGGCCGTTCCTCGTCTCCGCGCTGATGGCCGCGTATGTCATGTACGGCTTCGACAGTGCGGGGGAGTTGAGTGAGGAGACGCGTTCGCCCCGCACCACCGCGCCGAAGGCGATCCTCAAGGCCTTGGCGGTCTCCGGAATCGGCGGTGCCGCGCTGCTGCTCGGCGCGCTGATGGCCGCTCCTTCGCTGACGGACGGCCGGCTCGCCACCGAAGGGCTGCCTTACGTCGTGACCAGCCGCCTCGGTGACGGCCTCGGCCGCGCAGTGTTGGTGGACGTTGCGATAGCGATCTGCGTGTGCACGCTCGCGATTCAGACCGCGGCCTCGCGGCTGGCCTACTCGATGGCGCGCGACGGCAGCCTGCCCGGCGCCGCGCGGCTCTCCCGGGTGTCCCCGCGCACGGGCACTCCGGTCCTGCCGACGGTGCTCATCGGTGGCGCGGCTCTCCTGATCCTCGGGGTGAACGTGGGGCAGGCGCAGTTGTTCACGGCGCTCACCAGCGTCGCGGTCGTGATCGTCTACCTCGCCTATCTGCTGGTGACGCTGCCGATGCTGGTTCGGCGGCTGCGCGGGCAGGTGCCGGCGGGGGACGGGCGGTTCTCGCTGGGCCGCTTCGGCTTGCCGGTCAACGCGCTCGCGGTCGGCTACGGCCTGTTCATGGCGGTGAACCTGGCCTGGCCACGGCAGGCGGTCTACGACCCGGCGGGCGGGCACTGGTACCTGCGCTACTTCGCGGTGCTGTTCTGCGCGGCCGTCGCCGTGTTCGGATACGCGGCTTACCTGGCGGCCCGGCGTTCGACCGCGACTGCGCGCGCGACGACGCTCGCCGACGTGGCCGAGATTGCGGAGGCCGCCGCGTGA
- a CDS encoding GH92 family glycosyl hydrolase, whose protein sequence is MRSTRWPGHARIPALIAATAASSLMLTGLARADTPSPAASAGARSGASQSPNTSATSSSSARSGGSAATCAVTTTGHLSDCQRPVAAAKLPAGARNTGNVGQPVADLASLVDARTWTTGGGNTFPGAEAPYGMVQWSPDTLPNNNAGGGYSFTDTTLDGYSLTHISGPGCGAAGDVPILPLVGALPSGTDPNNVTSPLTHTGEVAQAGYYSAQSGTAPNTVTSEFTATTHSSMGRFTFPSSTASGFDIKLQGSQTTDTADSAQIVGNDEISGSVTTGDFCGESVNDGQSQLYTVYFDIKFDQPFATSQVITAAGKTSPSAVYVSFDTTANPVVQAKVGISYVSAANAQLNWQTDNPGWNFGAVKAATQKSWDQLLGKIKVSGGTYAKTQEFYSLLYKDFIQPNVTSDVNGQFMGADEKVHTVAAGQHDQYGVYSGWDIYHSLAQLQAILDPKAASDQAQSQVNYYAEDGVMQQWGYLQANNYVMVGDPEDAIISDYYAFGAKNFDTKTALADMLKEATTTNDARPGEGLEDQYGYLPEDGSYGCCNAHGVIATMLEDDSADVALSAFAGSLGDRGDAAMLQQRANNWENTFNPSNGLLNARYENGQFEAGITPTTQQNNEPDYVEGDAYEYLWDVPNNYPALFNLLGGDSKVIPALTSYLSKPNGNGMYAEIANEFNLGEQYALYYAGDPAAAQNAVHTIETSVYLPGPSGLDNNDDLGAESSQFIWEELGLYPENPGTDTLLLSTPGFAHEQISLANGHSISISAPNAANEYYAAGLKINGRPDQQLSTTFSSLSKGSSLDWTLSSKPTSWGTAKQDAPPSYAAGADATVGYLANQTADVAPGGSATLTVGADNATDKPQRVKVKIAAPSGVTISPSTASILVPPHSTGTTKLKVTAGAGTTQNFYSAPVTLTTESTGATQSLTQTILVATPGSLLSTFDNVGISDSTDESAADFDGDGYSYSADALAAEGFTAGQNATVNGVSFSWPLPAGGLPDNTVAAGQAVTVNAPAGTQTLAFLGSSTNGPVTAPITLHYADGSTTKYWLGLSDWTLNGGGSKPSYGNTDAAAMAYRNCPGCTGGQQKVGTNVFYAGVPVDAGKTLTSVTLPDGSSGTEHIFAIGTATTAPTGPVVSSLSTTSAKAGEQVTINGSGFGASQGSGYVAFSDNGTNWGAPGNSAAFTVDSWSDTAVTFTVPSPSGSSGQFHVWAGTPASVTVADNAGDVSDSAELDITATADLADYYDNMGITDDTATSCGDFDGDGYSYSAQALAASGLTPGGTVTADGLSYTWPDSATCTDDNILAAGQTILVDAKSGASKLGVLESSTNGMTSGPITITYTDGTSATETLSSSDWAGGPDTDETAVATMTYRNSKTGGSQAITMYVYATAIALDSSKTVASITLPYVSNSVGSNSSAMHIFAVTTG, encoded by the coding sequence TTGAGATCGACTCGCTGGCCGGGCCATGCCCGCATCCCGGCCCTGATCGCCGCCACAGCGGCAAGCTCCCTCATGCTCACCGGGCTCGCCCGCGCCGACACCCCGAGCCCCGCCGCCAGCGCGGGCGCGCGGTCCGGCGCGAGCCAGAGCCCGAACACGTCCGCCACCTCGTCCTCGTCCGCCAGATCCGGCGGCTCCGCGGCGACGTGCGCGGTGACCACCACCGGCCACCTCTCCGACTGTCAGCGGCCGGTCGCCGCCGCCAAGCTCCCGGCCGGCGCCCGGAACACCGGCAACGTCGGCCAGCCGGTCGCGGACCTCGCGTCACTGGTGGACGCCCGCACCTGGACCACCGGCGGAGGCAACACCTTCCCCGGGGCCGAGGCGCCGTACGGCATGGTCCAGTGGTCGCCGGACACCCTGCCCAACAACAACGCGGGCGGCGGCTACAGCTTCACCGACACCACCCTCGACGGTTACAGCCTCACCCACATCTCCGGCCCCGGCTGCGGCGCCGCCGGCGACGTGCCGATCCTCCCGCTGGTCGGCGCGCTGCCGTCGGGCACCGATCCGAACAACGTCACCAGCCCGCTCACCCACACCGGCGAGGTCGCCCAGGCGGGCTACTACTCGGCGCAAAGCGGCACCGCCCCGAACACCGTCACCTCGGAGTTCACCGCCACCACCCACAGCTCGATGGGGCGCTTCACCTTCCCGTCCTCCACCGCCTCGGGCTTCGACATCAAGCTCCAGGGCAGTCAGACCACGGACACCGCCGACAGCGCCCAGATCGTCGGGAACGACGAGATCAGCGGCTCGGTCACCACCGGCGACTTCTGCGGCGAGTCGGTCAACGACGGCCAGTCGCAGCTCTACACCGTCTACTTCGACATCAAGTTCGACCAGCCGTTCGCCACCTCGCAGGTGATCACGGCCGCCGGCAAGACCAGCCCGTCGGCCGTCTACGTGTCCTTCGACACCACCGCGAACCCGGTTGTGCAGGCCAAGGTCGGCATCTCCTACGTCAGCGCGGCCAACGCGCAGCTGAACTGGCAGACGGACAACCCGGGCTGGAACTTCGGCGCGGTCAAGGCCGCCACCCAGAAGAGCTGGGACCAGCTCCTGGGCAAGATCAAGGTCTCCGGCGGCACCTACGCCAAGACCCAGGAGTTCTACAGCCTGCTGTACAAGGACTTCATCCAGCCCAACGTCACCAGCGACGTCAACGGCCAGTTCATGGGCGCGGACGAGAAGGTGCACACCGTGGCCGCCGGGCAGCACGATCAATACGGCGTCTACTCCGGCTGGGACATCTACCACTCGCTCGCCCAACTCCAGGCGATACTCGACCCGAAGGCTGCCTCAGACCAGGCGCAGTCCCAGGTCAACTACTACGCCGAAGACGGCGTCATGCAGCAGTGGGGCTACCTCCAGGCCAACAACTACGTCATGGTCGGTGACCCCGAGGACGCGATCATCTCGGACTACTACGCCTTCGGTGCCAAGAACTTCGACACCAAGACCGCGTTGGCCGACATGCTCAAGGAAGCCACCACCACCAACGACGCGCGGCCCGGCGAAGGCCTCGAGGACCAGTACGGCTACCTGCCCGAGGACGGCAGCTACGGCTGCTGCAACGCCCACGGCGTGATCGCCACCATGCTGGAGGACGACAGCGCGGACGTCGCGCTCTCCGCCTTCGCCGGCTCGCTCGGCGACCGCGGCGACGCCGCCATGCTCCAGCAGCGCGCCAACAACTGGGAGAACACCTTCAACCCGTCCAACGGCCTGCTCAACGCCCGCTACGAGAACGGGCAGTTCGAGGCCGGCATCACCCCGACGACCCAGCAGAACAACGAGCCGGACTACGTCGAGGGCGACGCGTACGAGTACCTGTGGGACGTGCCGAACAACTACCCGGCGCTGTTCAACCTGCTCGGCGGCGACTCGAAGGTCATCCCGGCGCTCACCTCGTACCTGTCGAAGCCCAACGGCAACGGCATGTACGCGGAGATCGCCAACGAGTTCAACCTCGGTGAGCAGTACGCGCTCTACTACGCCGGCGACCCCGCCGCGGCCCAGAACGCCGTGCACACCATCGAGACCAGCGTCTACCTGCCGGGGCCGAGCGGTCTGGACAACAACGACGACCTCGGCGCGGAGAGCTCCCAGTTCATCTGGGAGGAGCTGGGCCTGTACCCGGAGAACCCGGGCACGGACACCCTGCTGCTGAGCACGCCGGGCTTCGCGCACGAGCAGATCTCGCTCGCGAACGGCCACAGCATCTCCATCAGCGCTCCGAACGCGGCGAACGAGTACTACGCGGCCGGACTGAAGATCAACGGACGGCCGGACCAGCAGCTGTCGACCACCTTCAGCTCCCTGAGCAAGGGCTCCTCGCTCGACTGGACCCTCAGCTCCAAGCCGACCAGCTGGGGCACCGCGAAGCAGGACGCTCCGCCGTCCTACGCCGCGGGCGCCGACGCGACCGTCGGCTACCTGGCGAACCAGACCGCTGACGTCGCGCCCGGCGGATCCGCCACGCTCACCGTCGGCGCCGACAACGCCACGGACAAGCCGCAGCGGGTCAAGGTGAAGATCGCGGCGCCGAGCGGAGTCACCATCTCGCCGAGCACCGCCAGCATCCTCGTCCCACCGCACAGCACCGGGACGACGAAGCTGAAGGTGACGGCCGGAGCGGGCACCACGCAGAACTTCTACTCCGCACCGGTCACGCTGACCACCGAGAGCACGGGCGCGACCCAGTCGCTGACCCAGACCATCCTGGTCGCCACTCCCGGCTCTCTGCTCTCCACCTTCGACAACGTCGGCATCTCGGACAGCACCGACGAGTCTGCCGCCGACTTCGACGGTGACGGCTACAGCTACTCCGCGGACGCCCTCGCGGCCGAAGGCTTCACCGCCGGCCAGAACGCCACCGTCAACGGCGTCAGCTTCTCCTGGCCGCTGCCCGCGGGCGGGCTCCCGGACAACACCGTGGCCGCCGGGCAGGCCGTCACGGTGAACGCTCCGGCCGGAACGCAGACCCTTGCGTTCCTCGGCTCGTCCACGAACGGCCCGGTCACGGCGCCGATCACGTTGCACTACGCCGACGGCAGTACCACAAAGTACTGGCTCGGCCTGAGCGACTGGACGCTGAACGGCGGCGGCAGCAAGCCGTCGTACGGCAACACCGACGCGGCGGCGATGGCCTACCGCAACTGCCCGGGCTGCACCGGCGGGCAGCAGAAGGTCGGCACGAACGTGTTCTACGCCGGAGTGCCGGTCGACGCGGGCAAGACGCTCACCAGCGTCACCCTGCCCGACGGCTCCAGCGGCACGGAGCACATCTTCGCGATCGGCACCGCGACCACGGCCCCGACCGGACCGGTCGTCAGCTCGCTCAGCACCACGTCGGCCAAGGCCGGCGAGCAGGTGACGATCAACGGCTCGGGCTTCGGCGCCAGCCAGGGCAGCGGGTACGTGGCCTTCAGCGACAACGGCACGAACTGGGGCGCTCCCGGCAACAGCGCCGCGTTCACCGTCGACAGCTGGAGCGACACGGCGGTCACCTTCACCGTGCCGTCGCCGAGCGGCAGCAGCGGCCAGTTCCACGTCTGGGCCGGCACCCCGGCCTCGGTGACCGTGGCCGACAACGCGGGTGACGTCTCGGACAGCGCAGAGTTGGACATCACGGCGACCGCCGATCTGGCCGACTACTACGACAACATGGGCATCACCGACGATACCGCCACATCCTGCGGCGACTTCGACGGAGACGGCTACAGCTACTCGGCCCAGGCCCTCGCCGCATCGGGTCTCACCCCGGGCGGCACGGTCACCGCGGACGGCCTCAGCTACACCTGGCCCGACTCCGCGACCTGCACCGACGACAACATCCTCGCCGCAGGCCAGACCATACTCGTGGACGCCAAGAGCGGAGCGAGCAAGCTCGGCGTGCTGGAATCATCCACCAACGGGATGACCTCCGGCCCGATCACCATCACCTACACCGACGGCACCTCGGCCACCGAGACGCTCTCGTCCAGCGACTGGGCCGGCGGCCCGGACACCGACGAGACGGCAGTGGCCACGATGACCTACCGCAACAGCAAGACCGGCGGTTCCCAGGCCATCACGATGTACGTCTACGCCACCGCGATCGCGCTCGACTCGTCGAAGACGGTCGCCTCGATCACGTTGCCGTACGTCAGCAACTCCGTCGGCTCCAACTCCTCGGCCATGCACATCTTCGCCGTCACCACCGGCTGA
- a CDS encoding NUDIX hydrolase, translating into MLELPQDLPIIERDVVRMVVRDAAGRILLFHTREQSAPELGEWWELPGGGIDEGEDYLAAALRELREETGIEAAPHQVGPPTWRRTASFRNREQRNLQHEVIVEVRLDVPGPDVNESGRFDYEKEAYFDFRWWPVSEVAENSGLFYPRSLPALIERFLAGESLDEPFELWS; encoded by the coding sequence ATGCTCGAACTCCCCCAGGACCTGCCGATCATCGAGCGCGACGTCGTCCGCATGGTCGTGCGGGACGCGGCAGGCCGGATCCTGTTGTTCCACACCCGCGAACAGAGCGCGCCCGAACTCGGCGAATGGTGGGAACTTCCGGGCGGCGGCATCGACGAGGGCGAGGACTACCTCGCGGCGGCGTTGCGCGAATTGCGCGAGGAGACCGGCATCGAAGCCGCACCCCACCAGGTCGGCCCACCCACCTGGCGACGCACGGCCAGCTTCCGCAACCGCGAGCAGCGCAACCTGCAGCACGAGGTGATCGTCGAGGTCCGCCTCGACGTCCCGGGCCCCGACGTCAACGAGAGCGGGCGCTTCGACTACGAGAAAGAGGCCTACTTCGACTTCCGGTGGTGGCCGGTGAGCGAGGTGGCCGAGAATTCGGGCTTGTTCTATCCGCGTAGCCTGCCCGCCCTGATCGAGCGGTTCCTGGCCGGAGAGAGCCTGGACGAACCCTTCGAACTCTGGTCGTGA
- a CDS encoding DUF1989 domain-containing protein, translating to MTGYVLEMPGAAADSLRLRRHRTLTLHCLGPGTNVAALIYALDDRTERLNVPDTLKAQMSASIAAPMALMSDMGRALASVTGSSLDWHDAITGHGLPGVDGAREGLLGELWKHGLGARDLHANVNFFSKVTPVGDQRGTLVYEPGYATEGDWVTLRAEIDLLVVLSTARHPFDPSTSGEPAGVRLEVAEGSAPGPDDPSRSFRSETARALELAERSYA from the coding sequence GTGACCGGCTACGTGCTTGAAATGCCCGGCGCTGCGGCTGATTCGTTGCGGCTGCGGCGGCACAGGACCCTGACTCTTCACTGCCTCGGACCGGGAACGAACGTCGCGGCTCTGATATATGCACTCGATGACAGGACCGAGCGGCTCAACGTTCCGGACACGCTCAAAGCCCAGATGTCCGCGAGCATCGCGGCTCCTATGGCGCTGATGTCCGACATGGGGCGCGCGCTGGCTTCCGTGACAGGTTCGAGTCTCGACTGGCACGACGCGATCACCGGCCACGGTCTGCCGGGAGTCGACGGCGCGCGCGAGGGCCTGCTCGGCGAGCTCTGGAAGCACGGTCTCGGCGCCCGCGATCTGCACGCCAACGTCAATTTCTTCAGCAAGGTCACCCCAGTCGGCGATCAGCGCGGGACTCTCGTCTACGAGCCCGGATACGCCACGGAGGGCGACTGGGTCACCCTGCGGGCCGAGATCGACCTGCTCGTCGTGCTGTCCACCGCGCGGCACCCGTTTGACCCCTCGACGTCGGGCGAACCGGCCGGAGTGCGGCTCGAGGTGGCCGAGGGCTCGGCACCGGGGCCCGACGATCCCAGCCGAAGCTTTCGGTCCGAGACCGCGCGCGCACTGGAACTGGCCGAGAGGAGCTACGCATGA
- a CDS encoding TetR/AcrR family transcriptional regulator gives MNETSTPPPRPSSTSRRRPNARGQGQQLREEIVAAAADMLDELADDEALSLRAVARAVSIAATSVYLHFPDRDTLVLAVLQGCHDQLLATGDAAAEAAGDPAAALRARIFAQVTWAREHPGLYKVLHESKVHRSIGMPLKHELVERTAVAVQACMDAGLAPVDDATTVAIDLRTAVNGMLAQRINEPDLPWPPAEAQIDRFLTKLVGLGAR, from the coding sequence ATGAACGAGACCTCGACGCCCCCGCCCCGACCGTCGTCAACGTCCCGGCGCCGGCCCAACGCGCGCGGGCAGGGGCAGCAGCTGCGCGAAGAGATCGTGGCGGCGGCCGCGGACATGCTCGACGAGCTCGCCGACGACGAGGCCCTGTCCCTCCGGGCCGTCGCGCGGGCGGTGTCGATCGCCGCGACGTCGGTCTACCTGCACTTCCCGGACCGCGACACGCTGGTACTGGCCGTCTTACAGGGCTGCCACGATCAGCTGCTGGCCACGGGCGACGCGGCCGCCGAGGCCGCCGGCGATCCGGCCGCTGCGCTGCGTGCCCGGATCTTCGCCCAGGTGACCTGGGCGCGGGAGCATCCGGGCCTGTACAAGGTCCTGCACGAGAGCAAGGTGCACCGCAGCATCGGCATGCCGCTCAAACACGAGCTCGTCGAACGCACCGCTGTCGCCGTGCAGGCTTGCATGGACGCCGGGCTCGCCCCCGTCGACGACGCGACGACCGTCGCCATCGATCTGCGCACCGCCGTCAACGGCATGCTTGCACAGCGCATCAACGAGCCCGATCTGCCCTGGCCGCCGGCCGAGGCGCAGATCGACCGATTCCTCACGAAGCTCGTCGGGCTGGGCGCGCGCTGA
- the purN gene encoding phosphoribosylglycinamide formyltransferase, with protein MAFNVAVLASHFGTNLQALITAARESSSGFGVALVISNNSGSGALAHARDAGIAALHMSGQTHPDTDALDQHMLTALRRHDIELLVTAGYMKKLGPAVLSAYKGRAINIHPSLLPRHGGPGMYGRFVHEAVLASGDTVSGATVHEVTADYDEGPIIAQRQVPVLPEDNPEDLAARVLPVEHALLAATVRVLARASVSG; from the coding sequence ATGGCATTCAACGTTGCAGTCTTGGCCTCGCACTTCGGAACCAACCTGCAAGCACTGATCACCGCAGCGCGCGAGAGTTCCAGTGGCTTTGGCGTCGCGCTCGTCATCAGTAACAACAGTGGGTCTGGTGCCCTGGCGCATGCGCGTGATGCGGGAATCGCCGCACTGCATATGTCAGGCCAGACCCATCCAGACACTGATGCGCTTGACCAGCACATGCTCACCGCCCTGCGAAGGCACGACATCGAACTGCTCGTGACCGCCGGATACATGAAGAAGCTTGGTCCCGCGGTGCTCAGTGCATACAAGGGCCGCGCCATCAATATCCATCCCTCGCTTCTGCCGCGTCACGGTGGGCCGGGAATGTACGGGCGCTTCGTACACGAAGCCGTGCTGGCCAGTGGCGACACCGTGTCCGGCGCGACCGTCCACGAGGTGACCGCGGACTACGATGAAGGCCCGATCATCGCCCAACGCCAGGTGCCGGTCCTGCCCGAGGACAACCCCGAGGACCTCGCCGCACGCGTCCTGCCGGTAGAGCACGCGCTCCTGGCCGCCACGGTCCGAGTCTTGGCTCGCGCTTCGGTGTCCGGGTGA
- a CDS encoding copper resistance D family protein, with translation MPSSGVLPPDLTPSALAAPSTPLGSFAASAVSWTAWTTLMGFVGLTALAVLAAGPAARRIGPEALGAVTARLSRAALVVGVLAVPAVLSDLAQSASDNGGYDYSAAWDSLYDGTNAGRLSGLEVAFILIGVALIAPLAVRRVAAGRVGRWLLPSALGAGAIALGTTKFPDAVPTDWGRTSFETLMWMLHLLGGGVWIGGLLGLALLALPGAVARQDSAAFWSGTIRRFSAAAMSCVAAIALSGLFLYWEHVDGPSQLFTTMYGRVLGVKILLFGTMLLLGTFNQFWLHPRIDALRSAGDERPLRAILLKQFPAVVGAEAVLGLAVLFVAPFLHGSARNQAYQAGLAAHAATAANGKLPKLAAKVPDAATWMWGSAETIAVIALMIIGYRVSGRIARRRAAALAASAPLGAEFEEQAAAVEHAGRLI, from the coding sequence ATGCCTTCTTCCGGTGTACTTCCTCCTGATCTGACACCTTCTGCGCTCGCGGCGCCGTCGACTCCGCTGGGGTCGTTCGCCGCGAGTGCGGTGTCGTGGACGGCCTGGACGACGCTGATGGGGTTCGTCGGATTGACCGCGCTGGCGGTGCTCGCGGCGGGGCCGGCCGCTCGGCGGATCGGGCCGGAAGCGCTGGGTGCTGTGACCGCGCGGCTTTCCCGGGCCGCGCTGGTCGTGGGCGTGCTGGCGGTTCCGGCCGTGCTCAGCGATTTGGCGCAGAGTGCGTCCGACAATGGCGGCTATGACTATTCCGCAGCTTGGGATTCCTTGTACGACGGGACTAACGCAGGTCGGCTATCAGGGCTGGAAGTCGCCTTCATCCTGATCGGCGTGGCGCTGATAGCCCCGCTCGCGGTGCGCAGGGTCGCAGCCGGCCGGGTCGGCCGGTGGCTGCTGCCTTCCGCACTCGGCGCCGGCGCGATCGCGCTCGGCACGACGAAGTTCCCCGACGCGGTGCCCACTGACTGGGGCCGGACCAGCTTCGAGACGCTGATGTGGATGCTGCACCTGCTCGGCGGCGGCGTCTGGATCGGCGGCCTGCTCGGCTTGGCGCTGCTCGCCCTGCCTGGCGCAGTCGCGCGGCAGGACAGCGCGGCGTTCTGGTCGGGCACGATCCGTCGCTTCTCCGCGGCCGCGATGAGCTGCGTCGCCGCCATCGCCCTGTCCGGGCTGTTCCTTTACTGGGAGCACGTGGACGGCCCCTCGCAGCTGTTCACCACCATGTACGGTCGTGTACTCGGCGTCAAGATCCTGCTTTTCGGCACGATGCTGCTGCTCGGCACGTTCAACCAGTTCTGGCTGCATCCGCGCATCGACGCGCTGCGCTCGGCCGGCGACGAGCGTCCGCTGCGGGCGATCCTGCTCAAGCAGTTCCCCGCCGTCGTCGGCGCCGAGGCCGTCCTCGGTCTGGCAGTGCTCTTCGTCGCGCCGTTCCTGCACGGCTCCGCGCGCAACCAGGCTTACCAGGCCGGCCTTGCCGCACACGCTGCCACCGCCGCGAACGGGAAGCTGCCCAAGCTGGCGGCCAAGGTGCCGGACGCCGCGACCTGGATGTGGGGCAGCGCGGAAACAATCGCCGTCATCGCTCTGATGATCATCGGCTACCGCGTCTCCGGCCGCATCGCCCGGCGTCGCGCCGCCGCACTCGCCGCTTCGGCTCCGCTCGGCGCGGAGTTCGAGGAGCAGGCCGCGGCCGTCGAACATGCGGGGAGGTTGATCTGA
- a CDS encoding carboxymuconolactone decarboxylase family protein has product MSSATTTTTSMASNGTAPTGTRTNLQQVAALDPMFAQMLGATAAHARAIPELTEREKTFLRVTADVCQPSLGFALEAHLRMGLAAGISTAEVRALVRFISYDCGYHAATSGLERIAEFEAKNQMAAVEIEPLPEELVTTGPDAAPSPLPEPVRADLAELDPHFLEFFDLQSRMRSGHGPETLTERERGLATLSIDVHYQTLGDTFRIHVGRALRGGASREDVRAALRFNAQFGATRAWQAWKTLNAHFAALDAEE; this is encoded by the coding sequence GTGAGTTCCGCCACGACCACGACCACATCAATGGCCTCCAACGGCACCGCTCCGACCGGCACCCGGACGAACTTGCAGCAGGTCGCCGCCCTCGACCCGATGTTCGCCCAGATGCTCGGCGCCACCGCCGCGCACGCCCGCGCGATCCCCGAGCTGACTGAACGTGAGAAGACCTTCCTGCGGGTGACCGCGGACGTCTGCCAGCCGAGCCTCGGCTTCGCCCTCGAAGCGCACCTGCGCATGGGCCTCGCAGCGGGCATCTCCACCGCCGAGGTTCGAGCCCTGGTGCGCTTCATCTCCTACGACTGCGGCTACCACGCCGCCACCTCAGGGCTCGAGCGCATCGCGGAATTCGAGGCGAAGAACCAGATGGCGGCGGTCGAGATCGAGCCGCTGCCCGAGGAACTGGTCACGACCGGCCCCGACGCAGCGCCCAGTCCGCTCCCGGAGCCGGTTCGGGCCGACCTGGCGGAGCTCGACCCGCACTTCCTCGAGTTCTTCGACTTGCAGTCACGGATGCGCTCCGGCCACGGCCCGGAAACCCTGACCGAACGCGAGCGCGGACTCGCGACCCTCAGTATCGACGTGCACTACCAGACGCTGGGGGATACGTTCCGCATCCACGTCGGCCGCGCGTTGCGCGGCGGCGCGTCCCGCGAAGACGTCCGCGCCGCGCTGCGCTTCAACGCCCAGTTCGGCGCGACGAGGGCCTGGCAGGCCTGGAAGACGCTCAACGCCCACTTCGCTGCGCTCGACGCGGAGGAGTGA